The genomic DNA CCCGCTACGCTGAATTTCTTAAAATAGACTTTCCCCGTGTTCCCCTCACCAGTGACGATCGCCTATTTAGGCAACTAGCAGACTATGGAGAGCAGTTAGTGGGCTTACACCTGATGACTTCCCCAACATTGGATAAGGTTATCACTGAATTTACGGAAATAGGAGACAGAACCGTAGCCCCTGGGCATCCTAAATATAGTGATGGCAAAGTCAACATCAATAAACAAGGGGATGGCTTTGTGGGAGTCCCTGAAGAAGTTTGGAACTTTTATGTCGGAGGTTATCAAGTCTGCCAGAAATGGCTCAAAGACCGCAAAGGACGAGTTCTGAGTGATGAAGATATTCTTCACTATCAAAAAATTGTCGTTGCCCTGCAAGAAACCATCAAATTGATGCAGTTGATTGACGAAGCAATTCCCAGTTGGCCCATTGAATAATTTTTATACCCCATATTGGAAATAATTTTTAAAAATGCTTTTCAGCTTTCTCAATCTTAAGGAAATAAAATGATATGCTTAATCAGCACAATGTCATACAAACTTTGTCAGATCATCGAGAGCAGATTCAGGGATTTGCCGTAAAAACGCTTCTTCTTTTTGGTTCAGTAGCCAGAAATGAAGCCCATGATAAGAGTGATGTCGATCTTTTAGTAGAATTTGAAAAACCAGTAGGTTTACTGACATTTATTGGGTTAAAAGACTATTTAGAAGAAATTCTTGGTTGTTCTGTAGATTTGGGTACTCCCCAGTCTTTACGTCCAGCATTAAAGGATATTGTATTAAAGGAGGCTATGCGTGCCTTCTAGAGGATTTAGAGAACGCTTACAAGATATTTTGATTGAAATTGAGGAGATTCAAGGGATGGTCAAGGAGCTAAGCTTTGAGGATTTTTGCCAAGATCGCCGCACTATTAAAGCGAGTCTCTATGGTTTGGCTGTTATTGGAGAAGCTTCCGCTAATTTATTGCCAGAAGTCGCTAAATTATATCCGCAAATTCCATGGCGACAAATGAGAGGAATGCGAAACATTGCAGTGCATGAATATTTCCAAGTTGATCTGGAAATTATTTGGGAAACGATCCAAACTGATTTACCTGGATTATACTCTGCTTTAAAAGAATTAATATAATTAAAAACTTTTATGTTAGACCAAGTTATCAATGAAATTAAACGTCGCCAGTTGCCTTACTATAATCTTGAAGGCGATGCCATTAAAGGTGTTGATAATCAATATTGGCTAGTTTTTAAACATCGGGACGCAGGCAATAAATTCAAAGAGTTCTTTAGTTTGCGCTTATTCGGTATTGGGGAAAAGCCAAAGACCCATAAATTAATACGCATTAACCTTAATGATGCCAGTGTTTATGAATATATTCCCAAGAAACCTGATAACATTCCCTCTCTAATTTTACTTAGAACAAATAAAATTTCTAGGTTAGAAGCCTTTCTAGAATGCGTTGATGCTAAAACTGAAAAAGCTTTATTAATTAATAGTTTTCTGGATATTAATATCAAAAAAAGAAGACGCTTTAGCTTGCCGAAAGATGTTGATAATTATCAAAAATTTATTGGTGCTTACCTTGCCAAGACCACACTCTATCGCCGCTCCACAGCCTTTTTCAATAGTGGTGTTCTTAAACTTTATGAAGAACCCCTACAACAAATGTTGGTTATGGGGGGGGAAATTCGTCTCTTAATGGATTTACAGGGCTTCACCAATCAGCGGGATGTGGAAGAACTACGAAAATTAAATGACCCCCTTTATCGGTCCCACTACATTCAACGAACTTTAGAAGAATTCTTGCAGGCATTGGAAACAAAAGCTTTCACTAGCACCCAACTGTTAGCAGAATTGGTGCGACTGGAATTTCTCCGCATTAAGCTGATCAAAATGGAAGGAGGGAAAGGAATATTTCACAAAAAGACCGGGATTCTCACCGATTCTTTGGGGAATAGCATTCTCCATGACGGTTCCGATAATTTTACTTACAGTGCCCATAACCTTAATTCTGAGAGCATTACGGTTCTTTATTGGAGTGACGCTATTGATAATGGGGCGATCGCCGACTCCATTGAAGAATTTGATGAAGAGTGGAATAGTGTTCATGCCTTTGACCTCACCAATGAATTTTTGACCCAGGTGCGGCGGGAAAGCCAACGACGGTATGAAGCTAACCAACCCCGCATCACTGATTGCGACCCTTCAACCTTAGAGGCTGGGGAAACTACCACTGTTAAAATTACAGGCCATAACCTCCAAGATATTCAGGCGATCGCCGTAGAAGATACGGATCAAATTCGTTTGACCATTGAAGAAACTACTTCCGATCAACTCACTGCCCAGGCGATCGTTGCCCCAAATTATCCACCCCAATCCATCAAAAGTCTTGTTGTTGCCACCTCCAAGCATACTTACCAAGTTGAGCCAGCCCAGGAGTTAACCGTCACCAATAAGCTCACTGTTCCAGAATTTTCTGAAATTGAAGGTTTTAAAGCGGCGATCAAAACTATCTTGGCCGGTAACTATGGAACCCCCAATGATTTCCTTTACTGGCTGGGATTGCAAAACCCTAAACTTTGGCAGATTCAAAGTAGCGGTGCTTTGGATCAATGGGTCAATGAAGGAATCCTCTTTGAGCATCAGAAATCTGGCGCACAACACTCTTATCGGGTCATGAAAGACTTTGGCGTAGCGGTATGTGCCGACGCAGTAGGTTTAGGAAAAAGTCGCTTGGGGGCCGCAGTGGGGAAACTATACCGAGAAGAAAATGGCCAAGCCAAAATAGCCATCATTGCCGCCCGAAAATTGCACGACAACTGGCGTAAGGAAATGAAGGTATTAGGGTTTGGCAGAAATGATTATGAGCTTTATAACAAAAACCTGATGAGCCGCAAGGGAAGCTTTATTGATGACTTTAACCGCTTTGGTGGCCCAGACCTTATTTTGATTGACGAAGCCCACGAAGGTATCCGTAACTATAACAATCGCATTCACCGCACTTGTTTACAGATCCGGGCAAGGGATCGGGAAGAAGGACGGGAACGTCACTATCTTTTACTAACGGCAACGCCTTGGAATAACCGCAGGGAAGACATTTACAATATCCTTTCACCCTTTGTCACTAAAACCGATGGATTTAGTCAATATGGTTTACCTGAAGTGATAGGAGATTGGTTAAACCAGCGAGATATTGGGGTAGAGAATCTAACCGATGATACCAGGATTTTTCGGCAACTCTACAAAGAGCTATTTTTGCAACGTACTCGTAAGCAGTTAATGGATGCAAGTCCTGATCTAAGGCTTTACGCTAAACGACAAGCAGAATGGTTAGTGGTCAACTTTGAATCCGAAACTGAACAAGCTCTAGACCAAATTTTTGGACATTTTGAGCATAGTTTATTTATCCCTTCATCAGACCCTATTCGTTATTTGAATGATCAGGATGTGGGGCAACGGTCATTACTATCTAACCAGCGGCGAATGTTTCTACAGCGGGCAGAATCTAGTATGTATGCTCTTAAGCTAACGATTCGGAATTTTAGCCAACGGATTCAGCAAGTCAAAGATAGATTATCTGAGCTAACCCCTGATGCAGAAGGCTTACTACGTTTTTTGATGATTCACTACAAGTTTGAAAGTGAGCATGGAAATCAGGCAGAGATTGACTGGGGTATGGAAGAAGATGAAGCGGATGAGTTTGAGGATGAAGAGGACGAAGATGGTGAGCAAGAAGAACAGCGGCAACAACTCAGGCGATCCATTGAGATTGCGACTGATGCTTTGAAGGATGACCCAGAACGGGCGGCTGCAATTTATGAGCGCATCCTAGAAGACTGTGATTCAGACTTAGAACGCTTAGCCAACATTCAAGGATTACTGGAAACTGAATTTGTCACAGACCATAAGCGGGAAGAAGTCACCAAAAAGGTTCGGGAATTGGTAAGCCGGGGTCATAAAGTTCTATTGATTTCCGTTTTTGCTGATACGGTCATGGACTATTACCAATATATGAAAGCCGATCCAGTGATTTCTCTTCAGGGCATTGGGATGGCGATGGGAGCTTCCAAACATTATCTCAAGGATGGTAAGGCTATTGGTTTTACTCCCCATGGTATTCACAAAAATGGCAAAGATTTACGGGGAATCAAGCGAAGGGAACTTTTTCGATGTTTTGCTCCTGGTGCAACTTGCGAAAATCCCGCAGACTATCCTAAACGAGATGAAGAGATTAACGTCTTAGTCGGGTCTGAAACCTTGTCAGTGGGTCAAAATCTACAAGATGCTAATTACCTAATCTGCATTGACCTTCCTTGGAATCCGATGGTACTAGAGCAACGGATAGGTCGTATTGATCGCCCGAAAAAGCATCCCGTCGAGTTTATCACTATTTACTATGCCAACAGCGAAAGTCAACTATTGCGGCAGGCTACCCGACTGAATAATCTCCACAAGAAAATGGTGGGGGATCTGATAGATGACCAGGGCAATATTCCCCGCATCCAAAATATGGAACAGCTAGGGCCTTCTGTTTATGGAGATACCCTTTTTGATGATGAGATTTTACCAGGCTATATTGACTTCATTAAAAGCCTTGTGCAAGCCCGTCGATTTGAGCAAGACAATCTACAGGAAAATGCCTATCAAAAACAAGAAGGTGCTCAGGAAGTTTACACCCACAATGAAATTCTCTACAACGAAGATTTGAAACGATTAATGAACGCCATGCCAGAGGGCTACCAACCTAACCCGATCGCTATTGGCACAGGGGACGATACAAATCTAAAAGTAGTGACTGCTCTGAAGCTCAAGTATTTTGGCCCCAACGGTGAACCGATTGAAGACAAAACCGAAACAATTTTCTGGAATAATGCCACCGGGGAAGTTGATGGTCATGGTCAGGCGATCGCCGCCGGCTTCAAAACCCCAGAGTTAAGCGATGTGGTTTCTACTCAACCCCTGCTATCTCTTGCAGAAACAACCTATCAACAGTTAGTAAACTTAAAGGAACAACGACAGGCCGAATTAGAGCAACCAGAAACCCTTGAAAATATTTCCCTGACATCTGAACGTTTAGCTAAAATTAATCGACGGTTACAGACTATTGAATCTGTACCAGAGGAGATCACTGGCCAGATGGTTAGGGCTACACTCAAAATACTTCAACAGCATAAGACTAAAAAAGCTGTTCAACTATTACTTAGGAGTTTGACCGATGGCGAAAAAAGTAAACTGAGTAATAATGATTTCATCAAGGAGCTTGTCAATGAAACTGGAAAACTTGCCTTGTTAGATTATGAAACGACTAAGCCAACAAATTTGACAGTTGCTGTTGAAGCAATTTTAGTGAGGATTTAGCTAATAAAAAATTGTGTTCGGTAATTACCACCTAGGAGCTTTCCAAAATTCTCTAGACATTATTTTTTGATGCTAGTATGATTATGTTATTAATAAGCTGAGGGAAATATCGTGTCAAAATTGTTTGATCAGGCAAAAATAGAACTTCCCTGTAATAACTGCGGACGTAAAACAAAGAAAAGTATTAAATGGATAAAATTAAATCATACCTTTAAGTGCTCCTGTGGATGCAACATCAAATTAGATACAAGTGATTTGAAATGTAAGTTGGCTAAAATTGAGCGCTTAATTGATAATTTTTAGGAGATTGACCGTGAAAAGAGATATGGAGTTAATCAAAAAAATTTTATTACACATTGAAGTATCACCAAATTTTAATGAGCCTATTCAGACTTCAGTGGATGGTTATGAGATTATCGACTATATGTATCATGTTAAGCTTTTACGTGAAGCTGGGTTTATAGAAATTTTTACCAATCAACCTATCTCAGTCATGGGAACCGTGCCATCATATTTTCCAACGTGTCTAACTTGGGAGGGGCATGAATTTTTAGAAGCAACTAAAAATCCCACGATTTGGAAAAAAGTTATGTTAACTATTAAAGAAAAAGGAAGCGGTATTCCTATTGAAATTTTGAAAGCGTTGCTAATTAAGGAATCACTCAAACAATTTGGCTTGTAAAACCACCAAAACTTTACTCACCTTTCCCGGACTTTCCTGACACCCCTAAATCTCAGAAAAATATGACCCGATCGCCACAACCTAATCTACTCGACAAATTCCAGGAATACCTCGCCTATAACTAACGGAAATTAAAGATTTTATGAATTATGCTATTCAGACAGCACTAATTGGTTTGGGAGGAGTGATACTCGGTCAGATTATCAATAGTCAAACTCAACGACAGAACTTAGCTGAACAAAGACGTGGTGATGAAATCATCAGAGCGCGAGAACGCCGTCGGGAGCGTTTACTTGATGCCGTAGCAGGACTCCTAGAGGTTTCTGATCCACAGTCAGAGAATTTTAATTACACGAACGTTTTAAAACATACACATCATGCCCAGTTATTGCTAGATCCATGTGTGCAAGAGGAACGTGAGCTAAACGACACAATCAGCAAATTGGCTGGTGCAGTCCATGATTTTATTCCTGTCAAACACCTCGATATTTCCCAGAAAGTGGATGAGACTCAAAGACTACTTAAGGCTCAATCAGCAGTTGCTGAGAAGTGTCGGTTCATTGTTTGGAGCGGTAGCAAGAGTTTACGAATTACAGACACCTAGCGTAATACGTTTCCACAAATAGCCCCAAAAATAAATCTTGCTAAAATTGTCGTTTTATGCATCTATCATTATAATAAATTAGTATAGTTTACTAAATTAATGGAGGTAAATTCCGTGACCATTCAATATCTTAGAGATAAACGCAATCGCTCAATTGGAAAAGTTAAGCAGCTTGGCAATGGAAAGCTAGAAATTAGAGACTCTGCTAATCGTTTTAAAGGAACCTACAATCCTAAGACAAACGAGACTCGTGATTCACGAGGTAGGTTATTTGGTAAAGGTAACTTACTCTCAATGCTTCTTGCTGAGTCCTAACCTGAAAAAATGAAATGTTCAGTCCCATTAATAATTATTGATGGGATTTTTTCTTTACCCAATAATCCCCAAAACCTCACTCACCACTTCCCCCGGTCTTTCCTGACATTCCTTAGCCGTGAACCTCATGGTTGGTATTCTCTCACGGAGCATTAGGCGATCGCCAGCATAATCTAGTCCCCGCGCAGCTCCGCAGGCAAAGTTAAAATAATGTTAATGAGTGCCCTGCCCATCTCTACGAGATCGTCCCTTTCCCCACTCCAACCTGCAAACATGGCCCAAATCACCCTAGACCTCCCCGACGAACTCCTAGAGCAAATAGTACAAGCAGGAGAAAACCCCTCAGAGTGGTTACGCCATCGCCTACCCGACATTCTCAAACCGGTTCCCCCCTTACCTGCCCACCTCTATCGCCACATTCTGAACTTCATCGCTAGCAATCCTACTCCCCAACAAATCTCAGACTTCAGACCCACCCCAGAAATGCAGGAACGCTTAAGAAACCTCTTGAATCGGGAAGAAAACCTGACCCCCTCAGAACAGGCCGAACTTGAGGAGTATGAACGAATCGAACATCTTGTCGTTATGCTCAAAGCAGGCAACCTTAAAAACTTAGTCGGCTAACTGTGAGCAAAACCTATATCTCTCTTGCCCTGCGCCGCCTAGTCACAGAACGAGCAAATGACCAATGTGAATACTGTCGCCTCCCAGCAAACCTTTCCTTTTTCCCCCATGAACTTGATCACATCATCGCGGAAAAACACGGAGGACAAACCATTTCCGAGAATCTTGCTCTAACCTGTTGGCGTTGTAATCGTCACAAAGGAAGCGACTTAGGCTCCTTCGATCCTCACACCAACGAATTTTGTTTTCTCTTCAACCCTCGTACCCAGTCCTGGAGTGAGCACTTTAGCCCCAGTCACTATCACATTGAAGGACTAACCCCCGAAGGACGCACAACGGTCAAACTTCTGCAACTCAACACCTCAGAACGTATCGCAGAACGCAAACGGCTAACCCCATAACTAGGCGATCGCCGAAGAACTCAGACTATATTAGCCCTGACCGTCTTTATGCAGAGTCTTATACTAAAACTTCAAAAGACCAGAGTTACAAGGTATTCTCCATGGTGTCAAATGTACTGAAATGATAGTCCATATCAAAATGAGATTGTAGATAGGGCCTGCTCCTTCTCCTGCTCAGAAACCTCCAAATAGTGGGACAACACATTCAAATTTTTATGACCACTGATTTTTTGAATCACCCGCAAGTTAATGCCCTTGCGACACATCATGGTTAACGCAGTCCTGCGGAAAGAATGGGTAGAAACTCCCTTCACTCCAATCCTATCCGTTGCCGCCTTCAAAATCTTGTGGGCCATGGAAGGATGTAGATGTGACCCCACCCGTTTGCCGCGAAAAACATAGGCAGAGGGAAATCTAAAGCATTGTTGTTCCCGGTACTGATCAAAAAGAGCTTGCAATGCTGGGGAAATGGCCACAGTCCGACTGGACTTGGTTTTAGTTTTTTCAATGCGGAAAGTCATGGCATCGGTGGTGATATCATCCCAAGCCAGGGAGCAGGCTTCCCCAATACGGCAACCAGTGTAAAGACAAATGCCAAACAACAGGCGATCGCGGGGAGTGAGCAACCCAATAGTGAACAGGTCATGCAGTTCCTGCTCAGTTAATACTTTTGCTTGCCCCTGACGGTTAATTTTCATTCAATAATTGGTGGAAAATATTGAATAGCTGCCACAAGCCTAATTCTACCGTGGAATTTTTTCAAATCTCCATCGCTCAACATAACTTATTGCTAATAATTCTCAGTTGATAAATTCTGAAAATTACCACCATGCCCTAAATTGTCTGATTTGGGTCTTTGCTGAAGAAAATGATGTAGTTAACCTGAAAAGCCAAATGCAAGGGTTACAGGCGATTCTCAATGGTGTAATTTGTACTATTTTAGGGTGGCTCGATAAATCATGTCGGTTATTGGCGATCGCCGTCCTTAAGCTCACAACCCCAACCATCTTTATCCCTATCAAGGCGGTGGTCATCTTTGCCAGTAATCCTGACTGGCTTTTTGTTGTCGGGAATATCAGAGCAATCAATGTCCCGGCCAATGGGTAAGCAAAGGTCAGGGTAACTGGGATGGCATTGGGCCGGTGGGGTTTTGGCCAACACCAAAAATAATTCAATCATCTATTTAATGGCGATCGCCCTTTGGGAAGTGTTCCCTTTCTGATCTCAGAGTAAACGGATTAGGGCCTGCCCCACTCAAGCCAGCGGATTGCTAATTTTCCCTCCCGGTGTTGAACAATCACCGACACAGCTTCGGCAAAATCTTCCCCTTCCAGGGAAACGTAGAGCCAAACTACATCATTGGTTTCCATCGGTGGGTATTGCCACTCGGTTAAGAGACAGTCCTGCATAACAACTGCTCTGTTAATAAGACCAGAACCATAGCTAATCATTTCTTCTACCGTTTGCCGTAAGGTTTGGGATGAATATTGCTGCTGAAGTTCCGGGACTAACAAAGTGTAAGCAGTGTCGTAATCAGCCTGGGTTAAATAATTCCCAAATCGTTGGGCTAATTCAATGGCTAGGTTAATCATTGTTGATGTCGAAACTGGTGGAGGTACAGCATTATAAACACAGTTTTAGCCCCCTAACCGTAACTGGTGTTTGTGGAGATCGCCAACTTTAAAACCCCTAGTAAAAATTATTGGGGTCGATTTATCTAGCTAAAATTTCCTACTGAGATTGATAAATATCGTTACATTTTAGCCCCCACTTAATAGCATCCCCAATAATCAA from Synechocystis sp. PCC 6714 includes the following:
- a CDS encoding nucleotidyltransferase family protein, producing MLNQHNVIQTLSDHREQIQGFAVKTLLLFGSVARNEAHDKSDVDLLVEFEKPVGLLTFIGLKDYLEEILGCSVDLGTPQSLRPALKDIVLKEAMRAF
- a CDS encoding DUF86 domain-containing protein, whose translation is MPSRGFRERLQDILIEIEEIQGMVKELSFEDFCQDRRTIKASLYGLAVIGEASANLLPEVAKLYPQIPWRQMRGMRNIAVHEYFQVDLEIIWETIQTDLPGLYSALKELI
- a CDS encoding helicase-related protein, producing MLDQVINEIKRRQLPYYNLEGDAIKGVDNQYWLVFKHRDAGNKFKEFFSLRLFGIGEKPKTHKLIRINLNDASVYEYIPKKPDNIPSLILLRTNKISRLEAFLECVDAKTEKALLINSFLDINIKKRRRFSLPKDVDNYQKFIGAYLAKTTLYRRSTAFFNSGVLKLYEEPLQQMLVMGGEIRLLMDLQGFTNQRDVEELRKLNDPLYRSHYIQRTLEEFLQALETKAFTSTQLLAELVRLEFLRIKLIKMEGGKGIFHKKTGILTDSLGNSILHDGSDNFTYSAHNLNSESITVLYWSDAIDNGAIADSIEEFDEEWNSVHAFDLTNEFLTQVRRESQRRYEANQPRITDCDPSTLEAGETTTVKITGHNLQDIQAIAVEDTDQIRLTIEETTSDQLTAQAIVAPNYPPQSIKSLVVATSKHTYQVEPAQELTVTNKLTVPEFSEIEGFKAAIKTILAGNYGTPNDFLYWLGLQNPKLWQIQSSGALDQWVNEGILFEHQKSGAQHSYRVMKDFGVAVCADAVGLGKSRLGAAVGKLYREENGQAKIAIIAARKLHDNWRKEMKVLGFGRNDYELYNKNLMSRKGSFIDDFNRFGGPDLILIDEAHEGIRNYNNRIHRTCLQIRARDREEGRERHYLLLTATPWNNRREDIYNILSPFVTKTDGFSQYGLPEVIGDWLNQRDIGVENLTDDTRIFRQLYKELFLQRTRKQLMDASPDLRLYAKRQAEWLVVNFESETEQALDQIFGHFEHSLFIPSSDPIRYLNDQDVGQRSLLSNQRRMFLQRAESSMYALKLTIRNFSQRIQQVKDRLSELTPDAEGLLRFLMIHYKFESEHGNQAEIDWGMEEDEADEFEDEEDEDGEQEEQRQQLRRSIEIATDALKDDPERAAAIYERILEDCDSDLERLANIQGLLETEFVTDHKREEVTKKVRELVSRGHKVLLISVFADTVMDYYQYMKADPVISLQGIGMAMGASKHYLKDGKAIGFTPHGIHKNGKDLRGIKRRELFRCFAPGATCENPADYPKRDEEINVLVGSETLSVGQNLQDANYLICIDLPWNPMVLEQRIGRIDRPKKHPVEFITIYYANSESQLLRQATRLNNLHKKMVGDLIDDQGNIPRIQNMEQLGPSVYGDTLFDDEILPGYIDFIKSLVQARRFEQDNLQENAYQKQEGAQEVYTHNEILYNEDLKRLMNAMPEGYQPNPIAIGTGDDTNLKVVTALKLKYFGPNGEPIEDKTETIFWNNATGEVDGHGQAIAAGFKTPELSDVVSTQPLLSLAETTYQQLVNLKEQRQAELEQPETLENISLTSERLAKINRRLQTIESVPEEITGQMVRATLKILQQHKTKKAVQLLLRSLTDGEKSKLSNNDFIKELVNETGKLALLDYETTKPTNLTVAVEAILVRI
- a CDS encoding DUF2513 domain-containing protein, which codes for MKRDMELIKKILLHIEVSPNFNEPIQTSVDGYEIIDYMYHVKLLREAGFIEIFTNQPISVMGTVPSYFPTCLTWEGHEFLEATKNPTIWKKVMLTIKEKGSGIPIEILKALLIKESLKQFGL
- a CDS encoding HNH endonuclease; protein product: MSKTYISLALRRLVTERANDQCEYCRLPANLSFFPHELDHIIAEKHGGQTISENLALTCWRCNRHKGSDLGSFDPHTNEFCFLFNPRTQSWSEHFSPSHYHIEGLTPEGRTTVKLLQLNTSERIAERKRLTP
- a CDS encoding site-specific integrase, whose translation is MKINRQGQAKVLTEQELHDLFTIGLLTPRDRLLFGICLYTGCRIGEACSLAWDDITTDAMTFRIEKTKTKSSRTVAISPALQALFDQYREQQCFRFPSAYVFRGKRVGSHLHPSMAHKILKAATDRIGVKGVSTHSFRRTALTMMCRKGINLRVIQKISGHKNLNVLSHYLEVSEQEKEQALSTISF
- a CDS encoding excalibur calcium-binding domain-containing protein is translated as MIELFLVLAKTPPAQCHPSYPDLCLPIGRDIDCSDIPDNKKPVRITGKDDHRLDRDKDGWGCELKDGDRQ